In Oxalobacteraceae bacterium OTU3CINTB1, the sequence ACATGGTCACACCGTTCCAGACATGCCCCAGCAGCAGCCACAGTATGCCGCAGACCAGCGCTGCCGCCATCAGCACCAGCGCGATCGACAGCGGCCGGCGGCTGCCCAGCGGATAGGCGCGGCACATGTAGTAGGCCGAGTAGCCGGCCGCGAACGCGTACACCAGGTTGATCGGAATGGCGAACAGCATGGCGTTGGCCATCGGCGTGTCGCCCAGGAGCGCGATCACGGCGCCCAGCGCGACGCCGATGAACAGCCACACCACCATGTAGATGGCCGCGCCGCGTGGGCCGGGGGAGTTCTCCTGCATGCTCGGCTAGTTCTTAATTGCGTACTTCCAGCCCACCCATGATGGCGTAGCCGCGCACGTACAGCACTTTTCCCGGCGCGGCCGGAGGCACGGTCTTTTCCTCGAAGCCGCCCATGATCGGTGTGCCCTGCAACACCACCGTCCAGTCGACCGGCACCTTGATGATGACGCCGCCGAACAGCGAAAAGACGTTGAGCACCGCCTCGCCGTTGATCGAGCTTTGACGCAGATCGAGATCGCAGCCGCCCATCAGCGCGGTGATTTCGCCGCCGCGAAAATCGGCGGTGACGATGCGGCGCTTGAAGGCCCCCATGAAGGAGGTGATGTCGACGCCCATCTGATCGAACTCGCTGTCCGGGTCCGGCTTCGCCCCGCCGCCGGCCTGCTTGAAGACCGAGCGGCCGGTGCCCGACTTGAACACCACCGCGCAACCGAACACGATCAACAGGATGGGCCACAGCGAATGCCAGCTGATATACAAAATGCCGGAGCGGCTCAGGAAGATCAGCACGCCGGCCGCGATCAAGCCGCCGCCGGTCAACTTGCCGGAGGAGGTCCGGGTTTGCAGCAGTTTCAGGATGCCGAAGAAGATCAACGCCGTCGGCAGCAAGTGGCGCCGGAAATCGAGGTCGATCCAACCCAGGTTATCGACCAGGAACAGCAAGCCGACGACGATGACCGCGATGCCGATTGCCATCTGCGATTTTGGATCGGTTTTGGCGAAGGCGCTCATTTTTGCTCCTTTGCCGCGGCGAAGATGTTATCCAGCAGTGGGCGCAGCAACAGGCCGATGCCGAAGGCGACGATCAGCGCGGGCCATGTGTCGCCGAAGCCCCAGCCCCAGATGCGGTTGAAGGAAACGTACCACCAGCCGGCGAAGAAGATGTTCGCCAGGCCGCTCAATAAATACTGCGGCGTGGTGGGCGGAATGATTTGTATGATGCCGGTCATGACCACCAGCCATGGCCAGTAGCGCCACAGGCGCACAATGTCGACGTCGAAGTCGATGTAGCCGGCGCGCTCCAGCAGGAAGGCGCAGCCGACGGCGATCATCAGCAGCCCCCAGACCAGCTGTTTGCGCCATTGATATGCTATTTCTGCGTTCATATGAGTTCCCCTGTTCGGTATGGACATAACAATACCGGGGAACGGAAGGCGGGGGAACCGCTATTCGGCGAATAGCGGAAAAGAGCCGGTGAATGACGAAACGGGTGGCGAAACGCGGCAGCGCTCGCCTTGGTTCAGGAACGCCCGCCGTTGCCGAGCTTGGGCTCGAACATCAACATGCCCCACCCCAGCTGGCGGCGGATTTCCTCGGGCTTCGGCGGCGGCTTGACGTCGCGCGTGCGGCGCTCGAGGTAGGCCCGGACCAGATGCTTGGATGGATGCGTAGTGTGCGACATGATGTTCTCCCAGTCAGCAACCCTGTTGTTGGTGCCGGTACTTGAGGCTACCGGCTTACCTGCTGCTGAGCTTTCATCTGACGATGCGCTCCAAGCACGCAAGGCCAGTGTACGTCGCGACGCTATCAAAATCTGTACGCCGCCACACACTCGCGATATCGAGACCACCTCACAGCTTACGCTGCAGGAACTCCAGGAAACAGCTGATGCGCTGCGCCAGCTGGGTGTTGCGGTAATACACCGCGTGGATCTGCTGCCGGTAGCCGGTGTAGCTGTCTTCCAGCACCTTGACCAGGCGGCCGGCGTCGAGATCGGCGCGCGTCATGAAGTCGGCCAGGCAGACGATGCCCTGCCCGGCCAGCGCCAGCTGGCGCAAGGTCTCGCCGCTGGAGGCCGAGATCGACGGCGTGATCTGCAGGCTGTTGCCGGTGGCGTGGCGCAACGGCCAGCTGTTGCCCTGCTCGTACTGCGCGAAGCCGGCCAGCGAATGGCCCGCCAGGTCCTCCGGCTTTTGCGGCGTGCCATGCCGCGCCAGGTATTCGGGACTGGCCAGCACGTACAGCGGACTGGAACTGAGGGCGCGCGCGTGCAAGGTCGAATCGGTCAGCGCGCCGATGCGGATGGCGACGTCGGTGCGGTGCTCGATCAGGTCCGCGATCTGGTCGTTGCTGCTCAATTCGAGCTTGATGTCCGGGTACAGCGCGCGGAATTCGGCCAGGTGCGGCACCACGCAATGGAGCATGAACGGCGACGCCGCGTCCACGCACAAACGGCCGGCCGGCTTCTGGCGGCGGATGCGGATGGTCTCCTCGGCCTCCTCCATCGCGCCCAGGATCGCCCGCGCGCGTTCGAGGAACAGGTGGCCCTCCTCGGTCAGCTCCATGCGGCGCGTGGTGCGCGTCAGCAGCGAGGTGGCCAGCTTGTCCTCGAGCCGCGACAGCGCGCGGCTTACGCCGGACGTGGTCTGGCCCAGGTGGACCGACGCCGCGCTGAGCGTGCCGCTGTCGATCACGGTGATGAAGGTTTTCAGATCGTCGGAATTGATATCCACGTTTTCAGCTCAAAAAAATCGTTACGCGACGGTTATGCCACATACAGCAGCACCGCGCCGAAATGGCATGCGCTGCCGCCCAGTACAAACAAATGCCAGACGCCGTGACCGTAGCGCCATTTGTGGTCGGTGACGAAGAAGGCGATGCCCACCGTGTAGACCACGCCGCCGGCGGCCAGCCACATGAAGCCGTTCCAGCCCAGCGCGTCGATCAGCGGACTGGCGCCGATCACGCCGACCCAGCCCATGGCGACATAGATCACCAGGGACAGCACGCGCGCGCCCTTGGCGTACCAGATCTCCTGCAGGATGCCGACAATGGCCAGGCCCCAGACCACGCCGAACAACGACCAGCCCCACGGCCCGCGCAGGCTGACCAAGGTGAACGGCGTGTAGCTGCCGGCGATGAGCAGGTAGATGGCGCAATGGTCCATCCGCCGCAGCACGTCCTTGGCGCGGCCGCGCGTGCTGTGATACAGGGTCGAGGTCAGATACAGTCCGAGCAAAGTGGCCGCGTAGACGCTGAAGCTGACCACTTTCCAGATGTCGCCGCTGCGCGCCGCCAGCACGATCAGCAGCGTGCCGCCTATAGCGGCCAGCACCGCGCCGATAACGTGCGTGATACTGTTGAAGCGCTCTCCGTAATACATATGTGCTTTCAATGCAGATGTGGCCACGGCAGGGAGCGCTGCGGCCAGCTGCATTGTATAGCGCATCGTCACCGGCCGTGATCGCGCGCCTGACACGTTCACCGGCATTCGACCAAGTACCCGCGAGGCGATACCTTCGGTCCAACCTGCTTCGACCATACTTTATTTGCAATTAGCAAAAACTCAATCGTAGCATATTAGGAATTAATACGAAGCAATGTTACAAATTCATGGACGTCGGATTGACCCGCATGCGACATTTGTCGCATAATAACCCCACTCGTCACACAAGGGGCAAACCAGACATGCCGTTACACCGAATCGCCAGCAGCTTGCTGCTGATCACCGCCGCCGGCGCCAGCGCCGTCAATAGTCCCGAGCCGCTGCAAGTGCAGGTCACGGGCGCCCGCGCCGACCAGCGCCAGCGCGAAACCACCACCGCCATCGTCATCCAGCATGAGGAACTGGTGCGCCAGGGCGACCAGTCCCTGTCCGACGCGCTCAAGCGGCTGCCCGGCATCAGCATCTCCGGCACACCAGGCCAGGGCGGCGCGATCAGCATGCGCGGCCTGGGCAACGGCTACACACAGATCATGCTCAACGGAGAGCCGGTGGCGGCCGGATTCTCGCTCGATTCCATCGCGCCGGAGATGATCGAGCGGATAGAGATCATGCGCAGCGCAACGGCCGAATTCAGCAACCAGGCGGTGGCCGGCGCCATCAACGTCATTCTGAAAAAGGCGGTCAAGCGCGGCCAGCGTTCGCTCAGCGCCAGCGTCGCCCGCCAGGGCGGCGAGACCACGCCAACGCTGACGGCGCAGCTCTCCGACCAGGACAAAGGCTATTCATACAGCCTGGCGGCGACGATGCAGCGCAAGCACACGGACAAGCCTTTTACCGATTTTGAAGACCAGCGTGACCTGAATGGCGCCCTGCTCGTGCTGCGGCGCACGCCGCAAACCGATTCCGGCCGCACGGACTCGCTGACCTTGACGCCACGCCTGAACTGGACGCTGGCAAGTGGCGACACGGTGAGCTGGCAAAGCTTCGCCAATCTGCGCCGGGTCGACAATCGCAACCGCGCCGACGAGACGGCGCTGGTCGGCGGCAACAGCGAGTATCCGCGCAACTTCGCCGACTTCGTGGCGGACTTCGTCATGCTGCGCAGCGATGTCAATTGGACCCACCTGATGTCCAACGGCGCCAAACTGGAGACGAAACTGGGTGTGAACAGCAACCGTCGCAGCGGCACCTTCGACTTCTACGGCATGGATAACCAGGGCAATCCCAAGGCGCGGCACTTCGTCGATTCCGGGCCGTCGGAAACCAGCGTGACAGCCAGCGGCACGTATCGCCATCCGGTCGGCGAGCGCCACGCGCTGGCACTGGGCTGGGATGTCAGCCGCGCCGTGCGCGACGAGGACCGCAACGAAAGGACCTTCGATGCCGGCGGCGCGCAGACCGGCGCCAACAACGCCGACTACCGCGCCAACGTCAACCGCCTGGCCTTCTTCATACAGGACGAATGGGAGGCGACCAGGAACTACTCGCTGTATCTGGGCTTGCGCCACGAGCGGCTGGAGACCGCCAGCCGCGCCGACGCGGCCAACGCGCCCGATGCGCTGGACTCGCGCTCGGCGGTCTGGAGTCCGTCGCTGCAAACCCGTTACGCGCTGCCGAACAAGGACGTGCTGCGCCTGGCCGTCAGCCGCACCTACAAGGCGCCGCCGCTGGCCAAGCTGGTGCCGCGCCGCTACACCAACGACAACAACAATAATCCCACCAACCCCGATGAACAGGGTAATCCGAATCTGCGCCCGGAACTGGCGTGGGGGCTGGACGCGGCCTACGAACACTATCTGGGCGACGGTGCGCTGGTCAGCGTCAGCACTTATCTGCGGCGGATACGCGACGTCACGATCACGCGCCTGTTCGAGCAGGATGGCGAATGGGTCGAGGCGCCGTTCAACAACGGCAATGCCAGCGTGCGTGGCGTGGAGCTGGAGGCCAAGCTGCCGCTGCGCCGCCTTGTACGGGGCGCGCCGGCGATCGACCTGCGCGCCAACCTGGCGCGCAACTGGTCGCGCGTCGACAATGTGCCGGGACCCGACAACCGGCTGGAGACGCAGACGCCGCTCACCGCCAACCTCGGCGCGGATTATCGCCCGGATGGCTCGGCGCTGACCTTCGGCGGCAATCTGAATTACCAGGCCGGCGGCGCGGTGCGGCAGGCGCGTCAGGTCCGGCTGGGCAGCAGCGCCAAGCGGGAGCTGGATCTTTACGCGCTATGGAAAATCGACGCGAAGACGCAGTTGCGTATCGCCGGCAGCAACCTGCTGCGACAAACCGCGACCGAGTGGCACGATTACGCCGACGCCGAAGGCATGCGGCACCGGGTGACGGTCACGCCCAGCAGCGCCACGCTGCGCGTGATGCTGGAATATCAACTGTAGGATCAAGTGTGGCAAGGGCGGTGATTCAAATGTGGGACAAGCGTCGGTCCGGCGCTTGATTGAAGGCTGTGCTGTGGTAAGGTTTCATCCATGACGCACGCACAAATCGAACCTGTACAAAAAGTCTATAAACCGTATAAACGATGCATGGTGATGGGGGGTGGCGGCTTCCGGTTTGGCATCTACATCGGCATGTACGCGGCGCTGCGGCAAGCCGGCAAGGCGCCGGACATCCTGCTGGCCAGTTGCGGTGGCGCCATCGCCGCGACCATCATCCACAACCTGCCCGACCCGGGCGGGCAGCGCGCGTGGCTGGCCTCGCGCGCTATGTACGAGTTCTGGTGCGGCCTGAAATCGACCCGCCACGCGGCGCTGATCGGCACCCTGGCGCGCGCCGCCAAACGCAGGCTGTCGCCGGCGAGCGTGCCCGTCATCCCCGACCTGTTCGGCGACTACCTGTTCGACATTCCGCCGCAGCTGCCCTTCCCGGCCGCCAGCGGCGCGCCGGAAGTCGATGTCGCCATCATCGGCGGCAAGCTGCTGTTCGATCCTTCGGAAGTGGGCCAGCCGCGCGGCGAGCGCAAGCTGTTCGCGGAAACCGTGTTTTGCGGCGAGCGTGCCGCGACCGCGCTGCGCGGCATGTCCTCGCCCCTGGCCGACGCGCGATGGGGGCGGCACGCGGTGTCCGCCGATCTGCTGATCGACGGCGGCGTACCGATCGCCGAGGCGGCGCGCATCTCGATCGCCGACATGATCTACTTCCGCTGCCGCCAGTATGGCGGCGACGAATACATCGGCGGCGTGCTGGATCTGTTCCCGGTCGAAATCGCGCGACGGCTCGGCGACGAGGTGATCATGGAGTTCAAGGAGGCGTTCGACCAGGTGTTCTCGATACCGGCCTGGCGCGCGGTGCTGGGATTGAACGGCAACGCGCGCCTGCGGTATGCCAACACGTATCTGGCGGACCTGCGCATCGACTCGTCGGATGTGTCGCGGGTGCTGGCCAAGCAGCAGTTGCAGCAAAAGCTGCACTGGCGCCGCAACCGCATCGAGCTGGCGATGCCGTCGACGTACGACACTTTTGTGCAGCACATGAACGACCAGTGGCAGTATGGCTATGACCGGGCGACGGAGGCGCTGGCGCATCCGGCCGGACAGCATCCGCCGGTGCGCCGCGCAACCAGGTACAGCAAGCGGTTGCGCGAGGTGTAAGCTGTTGGGCGGCCCAACGGGGACGCGGCCGCTAGCGGCACAGTTCGCGCCACGACTCCTCGAACTCGGCCGGGGCGACATCCTGCGCCAGCAAGGTCAGTCCGCGGGCGACCGAGATGTAGCGCTGGAACCCGATGTAGGCGCCGAAGGCATCCTTGGCGTTGACTTCGCCGCAGGGCGCGCCGCCCTTGCCGATGAACTGGTTGCGAAATTGCGCCGAACCAGGGTCGCGGATCTTTTCCTTCACATATTTCTCGCCCAAACTGGTCTGTGTCAGAACCTCTTCCTGCTGCTTCTGCGCCTGGCTTTTGCCGCAGGCGGTCACACAAGCCAGCAGCGCCAAGGCCACCGACAGCACCGCACCCCGGCGAAGGGTGTTTGCTAAAGTCATAATGTTTTCTCTTTTGTAATTCCCTCAATCACCTCTAATATAGCAGGTCTGTCAACCGTAACGCCGCAACACCTTGCATTGTTGACAGACTGTGTATTTGTTACTATCCCA encodes:
- a CDS encoding hemolysin III family protein, which gives rise to MYYGERFNSITHVIGAVLAAIGGTLLIVLAARSGDIWKVVSFSVYAATLLGLYLTSTLYHSTRGRAKDVLRRMDHCAIYLLIAGSYTPFTLVSLRGPWGWSLFGVVWGLAIVGILQEIWYAKGARVLSLVIYVAMGWVGVIGASPLIDALGWNGFMWLAAGGVVYTVGIAFFVTDHKWRYGHGVWHLFVLGGSACHFGAVLLYVA
- a CDS encoding cell wall-active antibiotics response protein, whose protein sequence is MSAFAKTDPKSQMAIGIAVIVVGLLFLVDNLGWIDLDFRRHLLPTALIFFGILKLLQTRTSSGKLTGGGLIAAGVLIFLSRSGILYISWHSLWPILLIVFGCAVVFKSGTGRSVFKQAGGGAKPDPDSEFDQMGVDITSFMGAFKRRIVTADFRGGEITALMGGCDLDLRQSSINGEAVLNVFSLFGGVIIKVPVDWTVVLQGTPIMGGFEEKTVPPAAPGKVLYVRGYAIMGGLEVRN
- a CDS encoding TonB-dependent receptor, with translation MPLHRIASSLLLITAAGASAVNSPEPLQVQVTGARADQRQRETTTAIVIQHEELVRQGDQSLSDALKRLPGISISGTPGQGGAISMRGLGNGYTQIMLNGEPVAAGFSLDSIAPEMIERIEIMRSATAEFSNQAVAGAINVILKKAVKRGQRSLSASVARQGGETTPTLTAQLSDQDKGYSYSLAATMQRKHTDKPFTDFEDQRDLNGALLVLRRTPQTDSGRTDSLTLTPRLNWTLASGDTVSWQSFANLRRVDNRNRADETALVGGNSEYPRNFADFVADFVMLRSDVNWTHLMSNGAKLETKLGVNSNRRSGTFDFYGMDNQGNPKARHFVDSGPSETSVTASGTYRHPVGERHALALGWDVSRAVRDEDRNERTFDAGGAQTGANNADYRANVNRLAFFIQDEWEATRNYSLYLGLRHERLETASRADAANAPDALDSRSAVWSPSLQTRYALPNKDVLRLAVSRTYKAPPLAKLVPRRYTNDNNNNPTNPDEQGNPNLRPELAWGLDAAYEHYLGDGALVSVSTYLRRIRDVTITRLFEQDGEWVEAPFNNGNASVRGVELEAKLPLRRLVRGAPAIDLRANLARNWSRVDNVPGPDNRLETQTPLTANLGADYRPDGSALTFGGNLNYQAGGAVRQARQVRLGSSAKRELDLYALWKIDAKTQLRIAGSNLLRQTATEWHDYADAEGMRHRVTVTPSSATLRVMLEYQL
- a CDS encoding DUF5668 domain-containing protein, with the translated sequence MNAEIAYQWRKQLVWGLLMIAVGCAFLLERAGYIDFDVDIVRLWRYWPWLVVMTGIIQIIPPTTPQYLLSGLANIFFAGWWYVSFNRIWGWGFGDTWPALIVAFGIGLLLRPLLDNIFAAAKEQK
- a CDS encoding LysR family transcriptional regulator; amino-acid sequence: MDINSDDLKTFITVIDSGTLSAASVHLGQTTSGVSRALSRLEDKLATSLLTRTTRRMELTEEGHLFLERARAILGAMEEAEETIRIRRQKPAGRLCVDAASPFMLHCVVPHLAEFRALYPDIKLELSSNDQIADLIEHRTDVAIRIGALTDSTLHARALSSSPLYVLASPEYLARHGTPQKPEDLAGHSLAGFAQYEQGNSWPLRHATGNSLQITPSISASSGETLRQLALAGQGIVCLADFMTRADLDAGRLVKVLEDSYTGYRQQIHAVYYRNTQLAQRISCFLEFLQRKL
- a CDS encoding patatin-like phospholipase family protein, producing the protein MTHAQIEPVQKVYKPYKRCMVMGGGGFRFGIYIGMYAALRQAGKAPDILLASCGGAIAATIIHNLPDPGGQRAWLASRAMYEFWCGLKSTRHAALIGTLARAAKRRLSPASVPVIPDLFGDYLFDIPPQLPFPAASGAPEVDVAIIGGKLLFDPSEVGQPRGERKLFAETVFCGERAATALRGMSSPLADARWGRHAVSADLLIDGGVPIAEAARISIADMIYFRCRQYGGDEYIGGVLDLFPVEIARRLGDEVIMEFKEAFDQVFSIPAWRAVLGLNGNARLRYANTYLADLRIDSSDVSRVLAKQQLQQKLHWRRNRIELAMPSTYDTFVQHMNDQWQYGYDRATEALAHPAGQHPPVRRATRYSKRLREV